A segment of the Candidatus Hydrogenedens sp. genome:
GGTTTACTCCCTTTTAGCCAATTATTGCGGGCTCAATTTTGTTATTGTATCGAATACGGAAATTCCACAAGAACTAATAAAGTCTGTACCGGCTCGTTTTGCTACACATTATGAATTTGTTCCTGTAAAAGAAAAAAACAATACACTGGTTGTTGCTGTTTCTGACCCACTTAATGCAGGTCTATTAGATGATATAAGACTTGTGCTAAAAAAAAGAATTGAACCTGTAGTAACAACACCCAAAGAAATTCAACGAGCCATTAAAGAATACTACGGTGTTGGAGCAGATACCGTTGAAAGAATTTTAGTTAGTGAGGAACATACAGGTGAAGAGGTCAATTTAGAATCTACGGCAGTCAGTGCAAATTTAGGTGATGAAACAATCGATGCTTCTATAATTAAATTCGTAAACGAATTAATTGTTGAGGCAATTCGTGCGGAAGCAACAGATATTCATATAGAACCCTTTGATGACTTTTTACGCGTTCGCTTCCGTATAGATGGTATTTTACATACAGTGCCCACTCCTCCTTCAATACGCAATTTTCATTCTTCTATCGTTTCGCGTATAAAAATCATGGCAAATTTAAATATAGCCGAAAAAAGATTGCCTCAGGACGGAAAAATCATGGCAAATTTGGGTGATGGTAAATATGATTTGCGTGTTTCTATCCTTCCTACTCCTCATGGAGAAACAATAAATATCCGTATCTTATCAAGAACATCTATGTTCCTTTCTCTTGATAAATTAGGTTTTTCAAGTGATGACATTAAACTGTTTAATTCTTTTATTACAAAACCTTATGGAATTATTTTAGTTACAGGGCCAACGGGAAGTGGTAAAACTACAACTCTATATGCAGCCCTGGATAAACTTAATCGAACAGACCGAAAAATTATCACCATAGAAGACCCAATAGAATATCAAATGCAAGGTATCACACAAATGCAGGTTCATCCCCGTATAGGGTTTGATTTTGCTACAGGTTTGCGTTCTATGCTTCGTCATGACCCGGATATCATGCTCGTCGGAGAAATTCGTGATTATGAGACCGCCGAGATGGCAATCCGTTCCAGTTTAACAGGGCATTTAGTTTTAAGCACCTTACATACAAATGATGCTCCTGGTGCGGTAACTCGTTTAATTGATATGGGTGTAGAACCGTTCCTTATATCAAGCACAATGATTGCTTCAATGGCACAAAGACTTGTCCGCAAAATCTGTAATCAATGCAAAACCAAGGATAATCCCGACCCGTATGTGTTAGAAGCCGAATTTGGTTACAAAAAAGAAAATAACGATATAATCTTTTATAAAGGGAGTGGCTGTGAACATTGTCGTTCTACGGGGTATCGGGGTCGAATGGCTATTTGTGAAATTATGCCTTTCTCACCAATGATAAAAGAATTAACTGTTCAAAGGGCTACTTCCGTTGCTATAAAAAAACAAGCATTATCCGAAGGCATGAAAACATTAAGAGCATCTGGCTGGCAGAGGATTATGGAAGGATTAACCACAGTAGAGGAGGTATTGCGGGTAACAGCTGATGCTGAAATCATGGAGGAAACTCATGCCGACATTTGAATATGAAGTAAAAAAAGGTCCCACGGAGATTATCAAAGGTAAAATTGAAGCAGAATCCCGAAAATCGGCTGTAAGTCGCCTTCGTGAATTAGGTTATTTCCCATTAAAAGTTGAAGAAGTTTATTCTGCAAGCTCAAACGAAAAAAAAGATAGAAAAAGAATTACACTATCTGGCTGGGAAAGAATTAAATTAAAAGATAGAAATGTTTTCCTTAGACAATTAGCAAACTTATTTGAATCGGGGATGGTTCTCACTCGTGCATTGAGGACTATTATAGAACAAACTCCCAATCGAGCCATGATAAAGGTTGTTGAACAAATTTACGAAGATGTCCAGAAAGGAAGTAATCTGGCTGATGCTTTTGAAAAGCATCCCAAAATATTCTCTCCCATGTATTGCAGTATGGTTCGTGCAGGTGAAACAGGTGGAATGTTAGACGAGGTACTGTGGAGAATTGTTGCTTTTAGTGAGCAAGAAGAAGAATTACGGGGAAAAGTAATTTCCGCACTAATCTACCCGGTGTTTCTACTAATCGTCGGGAGTATTGCCATTTTTATCCTGGTATCTTTTGTATTCCCAAAATTTATTGCTGTTTTTGAAGATTTTAACGCTCAATTACCTCTACCAACTATTATCGTAATGAAATTCTGTGGTTTTATGGGCACATGGTGGTGGGCTGTTATTTTTGTCGGGATTTTATTTTCATTAGCCATGTATTCTTATTTCAAAACATCAGAAGGGAAAAGGCAAAAAGATACCTTTTTGTTAAGATTTCCTGTAGTCGGTGGAGTTATCCAGAAGTATGAGATGGCAAAATTTGCAAGAACATTTGGAACACTAATGGATAATGGGGTTCCTGTCCTGACTGCGTTAAAAATTACAGGAGAAACGATGACCAATGCAGTGATTCGTGATGAAGTGCAAACTACCCATGATTTAGTAAAAGAAGGTGAAAGTATCAGTGATAGCTTAAAAAAATGCCCTCACTTCCCCCCTATTGTTGTAAGTATGTTCGCAGTAGGTGAAGAAAGCGGTAGAATTGGTATCATTGCTAAAAGAATTGCAGATGCGTATGATATAGAAGTAGATAGAGCCGTTAAAGCAATGGTTACATTATTTGAACCTACTTTGATTGTTATTATGGGTGTAATCATAGGTTTTCTTG
Coding sequences within it:
- a CDS encoding type II secretion system F family protein codes for the protein MPTFEYEVKKGPTEIIKGKIEAESRKSAVSRLRELGYFPLKVEEVYSASSNEKKDRKRITLSGWERIKLKDRNVFLRQLANLFESGMVLTRALRTIIEQTPNRAMIKVVEQIYEDVQKGSNLADAFEKHPKIFSPMYCSMVRAGETGGMLDEVLWRIVAFSEQEEELRGKVISALIYPVFLLIVGSIAIFILVSFVFPKFIAVFEDFNAQLPLPTIIVMKFCGFMGTWWWAVIFVGILFSLAMYSYFKTSEGKRQKDTFLLRFPVVGGVIQKYEMAKFARTFGTLMDNGVPVLTALKITGETMTNAVIRDEVQTTHDLVKEGESISDSLKKCPHFPPIVVSMFAVGEESGRIGIIAKRIADAYDIEVDRAVKAMVTLFEPTLIVIMGVIIGFLVIAMLLPMLTLTSAIGT
- a CDS encoding ATPase, T2SS/T4P/T4SS family — its product is MIEPKSFEKQFVKEGIISEEQAKKIREEANEKGLPISQILIQKGITTEETVYSLLANYCGLNFVIVSNTEIPQELIKSVPARFATHYEFVPVKEKNNTLVVAVSDPLNAGLLDDIRLVLKKRIEPVVTTPKEIQRAIKEYYGVGADTVERILVSEEHTGEEVNLESTAVSANLGDETIDASIIKFVNELIVEAIRAEATDIHIEPFDDFLRVRFRIDGILHTVPTPPSIRNFHSSIVSRIKIMANLNIAEKRLPQDGKIMANLGDGKYDLRVSILPTPHGETINIRILSRTSMFLSLDKLGFSSDDIKLFNSFITKPYGIILVTGPTGSGKTTTLYAALDKLNRTDRKIITIEDPIEYQMQGITQMQVHPRIGFDFATGLRSMLRHDPDIMLVGEIRDYETAEMAIRSSLTGHLVLSTLHTNDAPGAVTRLIDMGVEPFLISSTMIASMAQRLVRKICNQCKTKDNPDPYVLEAEFGYKKENNDIIFYKGSGCEHCRSTGYRGRMAICEIMPFSPMIKELTVQRATSVAIKKQALSEGMKTLRASGWQRIMEGLTTVEEVLRVTADAEIMEETHADI